A section of the Rummeliibacillus pycnus genome encodes:
- the cccB gene encoding cytochrome c551 translates to MKKALLALLLGSALVLGACGTTNKEKTTTNETTTTETKNNTANNTTTTEEKTTETTKVDAEAVAKQKCISCHGNDLSGAVGPNLTKVGSTLSESQIKDILKNGKGSMPNQSGTGLSDDELNAVAKWLSEKK, encoded by the coding sequence ATGAAAAAAGCACTACTTGCTTTGTTACTGGGTTCTGCATTAGTTTTAGGCGCTTGTGGTACGACAAATAAAGAAAAAACCACAACAAATGAAACTACTACTACAGAAACAAAAAATAACACAGCAAACAATACAACAACAACTGAAGAAAAAACCACCGAAACAACAAAAGTTGACGCTGAAGCAGTTGCTAAACAAAAATGTATCTCTTGTCACGGTAACGATTTATCAGGTGCTGTTGGCCCGAATTTAACAAAAGTAGGATCAACATTATCAGAAAGTCAAATCAAAGATATTTTGAAAAATGGTAAAGGTAGTATGCCTAACCAATCTGGTACAGGCCTTAGTGATGATGAATTAAATGCTGTTGCTAAATGGCTTTCTGAAAAAAAATAA